One Miscanthus floridulus cultivar M001 chromosome 11, ASM1932011v1, whole genome shotgun sequence DNA window includes the following coding sequences:
- the LOC136493761 gene encoding protein TRIGALACTOSYLDIACYLGLYCEROL 1, chloroplastic-like isoform X1 produces MSSAAALLLRPTSATTHPLLHQSSPKSYFLRLHPSRRRLPVPRLSLTPTTASNSSPPPPSPSAPSPAPAAPPSLFSNWSPPRAIWRGLSALLLAGQVFHRVLTGRVHRRNLLAQLRRVGPGSAGVALLTAAFVGMAFTIQFVREFTRLGLHRSVGGVLALALARELSPVVTAVVAAGRVGSAFAAELGTMQVSEQTDTLRVLGTHPVDYLVVPRVLACVLALPVLTLISFVLGLASSAFLADSVFGISVSIILESARRALRPWDLISSLLKSQVFGAIIAVVSCAWGVTTHGGAKGVGESTTSAVVVSLVGIFVADFALSCLFFQGAGDSLKYAMG; encoded by the coding sequence ATGTCTTccgccgccgcgctcctcctCCGCCCCACGTCTGCCACGACACACCCGCtcctccaccaatccagccccaAATCATACTTCCTCCGCCTACACCCGTCCCGCCGCCGCCTGCCCGTCCCGCGCCTGTCCCTCACGCCCACCACCGCCAGCAACAGCTCTCCTCCCCCACCGTCCCCTTCGGCCCCTTCGCCCGCCCCCGCGGCCCCGCCTTCCCTTTTCTCCAACTGGTCCCCGCCGCGCGCGATCTGGCGGGGGCTCTCGGCGCTGCTCCTCGCGGGCCAGGTCTTCCACCGCGTCCTCACGGGCCGCGTGCACCGCCGCAACCTCCTGGCCCAGCTCCGCCGGGTGGGGCCCGGGAGCGCGGGGGTCGCGCTCCTCACCGCGGCCTTCGTGGGCATGGCCTTCACCATCCAGTTCGTGCGCGAGTTCACCCGCCTCGGCCTCCACCGGTCCGTCGGCGGCGTCCTCGCCCTCGCACTCGCGCGCGAGCTCTCGCCGGTCGTCACGGCCGTCGTCGCCGCCGGCCGCGTCGGCTCCGCGTTCGCCGCCGAGCTCGGCACCATGCAGGTGTCGGAGCAGACCGACACCTTGCGCGTCCTCGGCACCCACCCCGTCGACTACCTCGTGGTCCCTCGCGTGCTCGCCTGCGTGCTTGCGCTCCCGGTCTTGACACTGATCAGCTTCGTGCTCGGCCTCGCGTCCTCGGCGTTCCTGGCCGATTCTGTCTTTGGCATCAGCGTCAGCATCATTTTGGAGTCGGCGCGCAGGGCGCTGCGGCCATGGGACTTGATCAGCTCCTTGCTGAAATCTCAAGTGTTTGGTGCCATTATCGCGGTGGTGAGCTGTGCCTGGGGGGTAACAACCCATGGAGGAGCCAAGGGCGTTGGTGAGTCTACAACATCTGCCGTGGTTGTTTCCTTGGTTGGAATCTTCGTTGCAGACTTTGCTCTCTCGTGCCTGTTCTTCCAGGGTGCTGGTGATTCGCTCAAGTATGCAATGGGTTGA
- the LOC136493761 gene encoding protein TRIGALACTOSYLDIACYLGLYCEROL 1, chloroplastic-like isoform X2: MSSAAALLLRPTSATTHPLLHQSSPKSYFLRLHPSRRRLPVPRLSLTPTTASNSSPPPPSPSAPSPAPAAPPSLFSNWSPPRAIWRGLSALLLAGQVFHRVLTGRVHRRNLLAQLRRVGPGSAGVALLTAAFVGMAFTIQFVREFTRLGLHRSVGGVLALALARELSPVVTAVVAAGRVGSAFAAELGTMQVSEQTDTLRVLGTHPVDYLVVPRVLACVLALPVLTLISFVLGLASSAFLADSVFGISVSIILESARRALRPWDLISSLLKSQVFGAIIAVVSCAWGVTTHGGAKGVEM, translated from the coding sequence ATGTCTTccgccgccgcgctcctcctCCGCCCCACGTCTGCCACGACACACCCGCtcctccaccaatccagccccaAATCATACTTCCTCCGCCTACACCCGTCCCGCCGCCGCCTGCCCGTCCCGCGCCTGTCCCTCACGCCCACCACCGCCAGCAACAGCTCTCCTCCCCCACCGTCCCCTTCGGCCCCTTCGCCCGCCCCCGCGGCCCCGCCTTCCCTTTTCTCCAACTGGTCCCCGCCGCGCGCGATCTGGCGGGGGCTCTCGGCGCTGCTCCTCGCGGGCCAGGTCTTCCACCGCGTCCTCACGGGCCGCGTGCACCGCCGCAACCTCCTGGCCCAGCTCCGCCGGGTGGGGCCCGGGAGCGCGGGGGTCGCGCTCCTCACCGCGGCCTTCGTGGGCATGGCCTTCACCATCCAGTTCGTGCGCGAGTTCACCCGCCTCGGCCTCCACCGGTCCGTCGGCGGCGTCCTCGCCCTCGCACTCGCGCGCGAGCTCTCGCCGGTCGTCACGGCCGTCGTCGCCGCCGGCCGCGTCGGCTCCGCGTTCGCCGCCGAGCTCGGCACCATGCAGGTGTCGGAGCAGACCGACACCTTGCGCGTCCTCGGCACCCACCCCGTCGACTACCTCGTGGTCCCTCGCGTGCTCGCCTGCGTGCTTGCGCTCCCGGTCTTGACACTGATCAGCTTCGTGCTCGGCCTCGCGTCCTCGGCGTTCCTGGCCGATTCTGTCTTTGGCATCAGCGTCAGCATCATTTTGGAGTCGGCGCGCAGGGCGCTGCGGCCATGGGACTTGATCAGCTCCTTGCTGAAATCTCAAGTGTTTGGTGCCATTATCGCGGTGGTGAGCTGTGCCTGGGGGGTAACAACCCATGGAGGAGCCAAGGGCGTTG